From Flavobacterium arcticum, the proteins below share one genomic window:
- a CDS encoding S8 family peptidase has protein sequence MAQYSHLFLPDIKESIPYTSNATRGPQANIPDREVVSHSQRLISIFEGIWGDTQHNRAEREAISVRSKDGTYLEFKSRAGYDLITKSLEDVRQGVRLLNVRQTGENENEETLCTVYVPSGKENFFLQKITDYADANKLTVGGNPKNKKLINSIDDIKIAFVESLWTDPIELLPNETPLWCEIWLRHNNEDSQAIIENFLSLLSASEIEYKTNVINFPERSVLIAKANRSQLSEIVSQTDYLAEIRIAQEAAGFWTGQTNNEQQEWVDDLLQRLQIDENVNVRVCILDSGVNNGHPLLAPLLEDVHCLTVRPTWLTNDHESGGGHGTLMSGIAAYNNIEEILESSEVVSQYHKLCSVKIIPPPSQEGSPIELWGDITSQAISRTEINLPDERIVYCMAVTSSLEIDRGRPSSWSGAIDKISYGETVKRLFIISGGNIRNPLDWSSYPHSNLTSSIQNPAQSWNSLVVGAYTDKVEIKDDSYSSYTPVASKGCLSPFSSTSFSWEKKWPIKPDVVFEGGNLLKNETDEYIDRYDDFGLLSTAKNPVVRQFDTINATSAATAKASWMAAKIMSTYKEAWPETVRALIIHSADWNQEMFAQFDKNSNSKSDIKNILRIFGYGIPNIDKALFSYNNALTFISQNTIKPFKKVGSSHKTNEMHFFELPWPKDELLANPDIEVTLKVTLSYFIEPGVGEVGWKDKYRYRSHGLCFDVNSETEDVLAFKSRINKAIRDEDEGIEFDSDSSRWKIGMQGRKSGSVHSDSWTGTAAQLAACNLLSVYPIIGWWRQRTHLNMTETSTRYSLIVTLETPVTNIELYTPVEVAIQSIIPIEIPIGN, from the coding sequence ATGGCTCAATATTCGCATTTATTCCTTCCAGACATAAAAGAGTCCATACCTTATACTTCTAATGCTACTAGAGGACCACAGGCAAATATTCCAGATAGAGAGGTTGTTTCTCACAGTCAAAGACTGATTAGTATATTTGAAGGAATTTGGGGAGATACCCAGCATAATAGAGCTGAAAGGGAAGCGATTTCAGTAAGAAGTAAAGACGGAACTTATCTAGAATTCAAGAGTAGAGCGGGGTATGACTTGATAACAAAGAGTTTAGAAGATGTTAGACAAGGTGTTCGATTACTTAATGTTAGACAAACTGGGGAAAATGAAAATGAAGAAACTCTTTGTACTGTATATGTGCCCTCTGGAAAAGAGAATTTTTTCTTGCAAAAGATTACCGACTATGCCGATGCAAACAAACTCACTGTAGGTGGAAATCCGAAAAATAAAAAGCTAATAAATAGTATTGATGATATAAAAATTGCTTTTGTCGAGTCCCTTTGGACAGACCCAATTGAGTTATTACCAAATGAAACTCCATTATGGTGTGAAATATGGCTTAGACACAATAATGAAGATTCTCAAGCTATTATAGAAAATTTTCTATCATTACTTTCTGCAAGTGAAATTGAGTATAAAACAAATGTCATAAATTTTCCTGAAAGGTCTGTATTAATAGCTAAAGCTAATAGAAGTCAGTTGTCAGAAATAGTCTCGCAAACTGATTATTTGGCAGAGATAAGAATCGCTCAAGAGGCTGCAGGGTTTTGGACTGGTCAAACCAATAATGAGCAACAAGAATGGGTTGACGATTTACTACAAAGATTACAAATTGACGAGAACGTTAATGTTCGAGTTTGTATATTAGACAGTGGTGTGAACAATGGACATCCATTATTAGCGCCACTTTTAGAAGATGTGCATTGTTTAACAGTACGCCCTACTTGGCTTACAAATGACCATGAATCTGGAGGCGGACACGGAACTCTAATGAGTGGAATTGCAGCTTATAATAATATAGAAGAAATATTAGAATCAAGTGAAGTAGTTTCCCAATATCATAAATTATGTTCCGTAAAAATAATTCCTCCTCCTTCACAAGAAGGAAGTCCAATTGAGCTTTGGGGCGATATAACTTCACAGGCAATTAGCAGAACTGAAATTAACTTACCAGATGAAAGAATTGTATACTGTATGGCAGTTACATCATCATTGGAGATTGACAGGGGGAGGCCATCTTCATGGTCTGGTGCAATTGATAAGATTAGTTATGGTGAAACTGTCAAGAGGTTATTTATTATAAGCGGTGGTAATATTAGAAATCCATTAGATTGGAGTAGTTATCCCCATAGCAATTTGACCAGTTCAATACAAAACCCTGCGCAGTCATGGAATAGCTTAGTTGTAGGTGCTTATACTGATAAAGTTGAAATAAAAGATGATTCTTATTCATCATATACTCCTGTGGCATCAAAAGGATGTCTTTCTCCATTTAGTTCAACATCTTTTAGTTGGGAAAAAAAATGGCCAATAAAACCCGATGTTGTATTTGAAGGTGGAAATCTGCTAAAAAATGAAACTGACGAATATATTGATAGATATGACGATTTTGGATTACTTTCAACCGCTAAAAATCCAGTTGTAAGACAATTCGATACTATAAATGCTACAAGTGCAGCTACAGCAAAAGCATCATGGATGGCGGCGAAGATAATGTCTACTTATAAAGAAGCTTGGCCAGAAACTGTACGTGCATTAATAATACACTCTGCAGATTGGAATCAGGAAATGTTTGCCCAGTTTGACAAAAATTCTAATAGTAAAAGTGATATTAAAAACATATTGAGAATATTTGGTTATGGGATTCCGAATATTGACAAAGCTTTATTTAGTTATAATAATGCTCTTACGTTTATATCCCAAAATACAATAAAACCATTTAAAAAAGTCGGTTCATCGCATAAAACTAATGAAATGCACTTTTTTGAGCTTCCTTGGCCAAAAGATGAATTATTGGCCAACCCTGATATAGAAGTAACATTAAAAGTGACTCTTTCATATTTTATTGAGCCAGGAGTAGGTGAAGTAGGCTGGAAAGATAAATATAGATATCGCTCACATGGACTGTGTTTTGATGTTAATTCTGAAACTGAAGATGTATTGGCTTTTAAAAGTCGAATTAATAAAGCGATTCGTGATGAAGATGAAGGAATTGAATTTGATAGCGACAGTAGTAGGTGGAAAATTGGAATGCAAGGGAGAAAATCTGGTTCAGTTCATTCAGATTCATGGACTGGTACAGCGGCTCAGTTAGCTGCTTGTAATTTACTATCCGTATACCCTATTATAGGATGGTGGAGACAAAGAACTCATTTAAATATGACAGAAACTAGTACTAGATATTCATTAATTGTAACATTGGAAACACCTGTCACAAATATAGAACTCTATACTCCAGTTGAAGTAGCTATACAAAGTATTATTCCTATTGAAATTCCTATAGGTAATTAA
- a CDS encoding tetratricopeptide repeat protein, which translates to MNFKIYFLYFFFLLKLSTSYSQSTPKEQYNTAFKLLTKDVHQAEIIGEKLLKSSIDSKKEMPIATSLSLMGMVYYYKANYYLSNKYYFRALNSAFSKKSKPFQESCYNNIAVNYEMLGQYGKSIKYYNKSLKITEQSKDSVSMAESWINLGLINHKVDNHKLATSQTKAALKYFIKSNDSLQMALCHHNLSLFYFKKNKYIDAENEALTALQLYEVLDHKLNEAKTLVILSDLYVKQQKIKESNKFLHQALDLECNNDLLIATIYTRLATNKIAREEYKDVEKYLQNAYLYFNKVNSTDNRLNDYYSVRSDFYAKTNNYDAFLKNKEEYEQYNTKIETSQAKDKYRELQAVYEYESQQGKIEAHKKELFIKKKELSISRYQIGLLIIILLTIFIIVGIIATNSRKRKKYIQLLFSSNVREIQVPKIDTSDSSDTKFLEIYNNLLHLMENEKLYTNPNLSVNEICKLLATNSKYLSLAINKYAKTNFNGFINSYRIADAKKLILFSDKSLKEISSEIGFNNHTTFYRQFKESIGMSPKQFQDLSILNKKESIQ; encoded by the coding sequence ATGAACTTTAAAATTTACTTTTTATACTTTTTTTTCCTTTTAAAATTATCTACAAGTTACAGTCAGTCTACTCCAAAAGAACAATATAATACTGCTTTTAAACTATTGACTAAAGACGTACATCAAGCCGAGATAATTGGTGAAAAATTACTAAAATCCAGTATTGATTCTAAAAAGGAAATGCCTATTGCAACATCTTTAAGTTTAATGGGTATGGTATATTATTATAAGGCTAATTACTACTTGTCAAATAAATATTATTTCCGTGCCTTAAATAGTGCTTTTTCAAAAAAGTCTAAGCCATTTCAAGAAAGTTGCTACAATAATATTGCAGTAAATTATGAAATGTTGGGGCAATACGGAAAATCTATTAAATATTATAACAAATCACTTAAAATAACAGAGCAAAGTAAAGATTCGGTTTCTATGGCAGAATCATGGATTAATCTAGGGCTCATAAATCATAAAGTTGACAATCATAAATTAGCGACAAGCCAAACCAAAGCGGCTTTAAAATATTTTATAAAGAGTAACGATTCTTTGCAAATGGCCTTATGTCATCATAACTTATCTCTTTTTTATTTTAAAAAAAACAAATACATTGATGCCGAAAATGAGGCTTTAACAGCTTTGCAGCTTTATGAAGTTTTAGATCATAAATTAAATGAAGCAAAAACATTGGTGATATTGTCAGATTTATATGTTAAGCAGCAAAAAATAAAAGAGTCTAATAAATTTTTACATCAGGCACTTGATTTAGAATGTAATAATGACTTATTAATCGCTACAATTTATACCCGTTTGGCTACTAACAAAATAGCAAGAGAAGAATATAAAGATGTTGAAAAATATTTGCAAAATGCATATCTGTATTTTAATAAAGTTAATTCTACAGACAATCGGCTCAATGATTATTATAGTGTAAGGTCAGATTTTTATGCCAAAACCAATAATTATGATGCCTTTTTAAAAAATAAAGAAGAGTATGAGCAATATAATACTAAAATAGAAACTTCTCAAGCAAAAGATAAGTACAGAGAGCTACAAGCAGTTTATGAATACGAAAGCCAGCAAGGTAAAATAGAAGCACATAAAAAGGAATTGTTTATTAAAAAAAAGGAATTATCTATTAGTAGATATCAAATAGGGCTACTTATAATAATACTTCTTACCATTTTTATAATTGTAGGTATTATTGCTACAAACAGCAGAAAGAGAAAGAAATATATACAATTACTGTTTTCTTCTAATGTTAGAGAAATACAGGTCCCAAAGATAGATACAAGTGATAGTTCGGACACCAAATTTTTAGAGATATACAACAACTTATTGCATCTAATGGAAAATGAAAAGCTTTATACAAACCCAAACCTAAGCGTTAATGAAATTTGTAAATTACTGGCTACAAATAGTAAATATCTTTCATTAGCTATTAATAAATATGCTAAGACAAATTTTAATGGCTTTATTAATAGCTATAGGATTGCAGATGCAAAAAAGCTAATTCTGTTTTCAGATAAATCATTAAAAGAAATTTCAAGCGAAATAGGGTTTAACAATCATACAACATTTTACAGGCAATTTAAAGAATCTATAGGAATGTCTCCCAAGCAGTTTCAAGACCTAAGTATATTAAATAAAAAAGAATCGATACAGTAA
- a CDS encoding T9SS type A sorting domain-containing protein, producing the protein MSTQNAASQGANFSNTWIGESTEMYIKYTENITFENVKTDRSSDSSIISFASLSGTTSINGYIDGRAKVYETDNLVFLPTGNNISSPVKLTNVTISNEPVMALYNEFSPEDTDSYDTDILMVSDNEHWAINSNNSANITVKWTEESGYGSISQALSLDLEDVTIVAWNGEKWIVLPSSVDIGSTLNEGSITTDGIVDFSSYNLFTLAFKNGCMQVVNATGEVIYDGLWDSSPDELTTVIINSALTVTPETSFVANNLILNSDITITDGAYIDVLKDVTGEGTIFLTSESSFVQRASSAAAPQIELTKETRPLRKWDYAYWGTPIQENFIDQISNAKSQSSQVIAFDVAYKYVSQDGDGGSWQNLDQIIPGKGFITRIKNQAPFIDDEYNEVIEFPIIGTANNGTIQVELGSATTGARSYNLLANPYPSAIDAGEFLRSNLNLGGAIYLWTANEYNSAGAVADYAVWNLAGSVTTLPEGTSQVPTGYISSGQGFMVKGLTSEGVAMFTNCMRVTGNNNNYFRTNEDEKDRYWLNLTNTEGIFSQILINYTEEATYDYDRLYDANRNSTSTSQLYSFIEDSKYAINSRPEFDANDEVPLGVSRTANDGNMYTITLQSPEGIFATSDVTIYLHDMYLDEYHNLNLSDYNFTAVGLQNNDRFEVVYQSSLLGENDLIKNRDITMNINNSQFNVNASVNVNSIIIYDITGRMVQEYDVKNNITYNAPFNHSQGIYIAKAVLTDGSTVTQKLINGI; encoded by the coding sequence GTGTCAACACAGAATGCTGCCTCGCAGGGAGCCAACTTTAGTAATACTTGGATAGGTGAAAGTACTGAGATGTATATAAAATATACTGAAAATATAACCTTCGAAAATGTAAAGACTGACAGAAGTAGCGATTCCAGTATAATCTCTTTTGCATCACTATCTGGAACTACTAGTATTAACGGATACATAGACGGACGTGCTAAGGTTTACGAAACAGACAACTTGGTATTTCTGCCAACAGGTAATAATATAAGTTCGCCTGTCAAACTTACTAATGTAACGATATCTAATGAACCTGTTATGGCTCTCTATAATGAATTTTCTCCAGAAGATACCGATAGCTATGATACCGATATACTGATGGTTTCTGATAACGAACATTGGGCAATAAATAGTAATAACAGCGCAAATATCACTGTAAAATGGACAGAAGAAAGTGGTTATGGAAGTATTAGTCAAGCCTTAAGTTTAGACCTTGAAGATGTAACTATTGTTGCATGGAATGGCGAAAAATGGATAGTATTACCTTCTTCGGTGGATATTGGAAGTACACTAAATGAGGGGAGCATAACAACTGATGGGATAGTAGACTTTAGCTCATATAACCTATTTACACTAGCCTTTAAAAACGGCTGTATGCAGGTTGTAAATGCTACTGGAGAGGTTATTTATGATGGACTTTGGGATAGTTCCCCCGACGAGCTTACCACAGTTATTATAAATAGTGCACTTACTGTTACCCCAGAAACTTCTTTTGTAGCAAACAACCTTATACTTAATTCAGATATAACAATTACAGATGGTGCATACATTGATGTTTTAAAAGATGTTACAGGCGAAGGGACAATTTTTCTTACCTCTGAAAGTTCATTTGTGCAACGCGCTTCTTCAGCAGCAGCTCCACAAATAGAACTTACCAAAGAGACTCGTCCTTTACGAAAATGGGATTATGCCTATTGGGGAACACCAATACAGGAAAACTTTATTGACCAAATATCAAACGCTAAATCTCAAAGCTCTCAAGTAATAGCATTTGATGTAGCATATAAATATGTTTCTCAGGATGGAGATGGGGGGTCTTGGCAGAATCTTGATCAAATTATTCCTGGTAAAGGTTTTATTACCCGTATTAAAAATCAAGCTCCTTTTATAGATGATGAGTATAATGAAGTTATAGAGTTTCCTATAATTGGTACAGCAAATAATGGTACCATACAAGTAGAGCTAGGTAGCGCTACAACTGGCGCAAGGAGTTATAATTTGCTTGCAAACCCTTATCCTTCAGCAATAGATGCAGGAGAGTTTTTGAGGAGCAATTTAAATCTTGGAGGAGCCATTTATCTATGGACAGCTAATGAGTATAATAGTGCTGGAGCAGTAGCTGATTATGCAGTATGGAATCTTGCAGGAAGTGTAACTACTTTACCAGAAGGAACAAGTCAGGTACCTACAGGTTATATTTCTTCTGGGCAAGGTTTTATGGTAAAAGGGCTAACTAGCGAGGGCGTAGCGATGTTTACAAACTGTATGAGGGTTACGGGTAATAATAATAATTACTTCCGTACTAATGAAGATGAAAAAGACCGTTACTGGCTTAATCTTACCAATACAGAAGGTATTTTTAGCCAAATTCTGATTAACTATACTGAAGAGGCTACTTATGATTACGATCGCCTCTATGATGCCAACAGGAATAGCACTAGTACATCTCAATTATATTCATTTATTGAAGATTCAAAATATGCTATCAATAGTCGTCCGGAATTTGACGCGAATGACGAGGTTCCTCTTGGGGTATCTAGAACAGCAAATGATGGCAATATGTATACTATTACACTGCAAAGCCCCGAAGGGATATTTGCTACAAGCGATGTAACCATATACCTTCACGATATGTATCTTGATGAATATCATAATCTTAACCTGAGTGATTATAATTTCACTGCTGTTGGACTTCAAAATAATGACCGCTTTGAAGTAGTATATCAGAGTAGTTTACTAGGAGAAAATGATTTAATTAAAAATAGAGACATTACTATGAATATTAATAATTCACAATTCAATGTAAATGCTTCGGTAAATGTAAATAGTATCATTATTTATGATATAACGGGAAGAATGGTACAGGAATATGACGTGAAAAATAATATTACCTATAATGCTCCATTTAATCATTCCCAAGGTATATATATAGCCAAAGCAGTGCTTACGGACGGCAGTACTGTTACTCAAAAATTAATTAACGGAATATAA
- a CDS encoding helix-turn-helix transcriptional regulator: MNDEIPLESEIDSLKELVYLKNKQLMSSSIELMNKDDKLKEVINKIDNENFKRSEIKSAIEKIIKSKDYWKEFKVRFNETHPQFCNNLQQAFPILNINDINFCALLKMKLSNKEIAELLQISHESVISKKYRLKRKMGINDERKIEDVLITYATNKDLLPISDR; this comes from the coding sequence GTGAACGATGAAATACCCTTGGAAAGTGAAATAGATAGCCTAAAAGAGCTTGTTTATTTAAAAAATAAGCAATTAATGTCCTCTTCTATAGAGTTAATGAATAAAGATGATAAATTAAAAGAAGTTATAAATAAGATAGATAATGAAAACTTTAAAAGATCTGAAATTAAATCAGCAATTGAAAAAATCATAAAAAGTAAAGACTATTGGAAGGAATTTAAAGTTCGTTTTAATGAAACACATCCTCAGTTTTGCAATAACTTACAACAGGCTTTTCCCATTTTAAACATTAATGATATCAATTTTTGCGCATTACTGAAAATGAAGCTTTCAAATAAAGAAATTGCAGAGTTATTACAAATATCCCATGAAAGTGTTATTTCAAAAAAATATAGACTCAAAAGAAAAATGGGGATTAATGATGAAAGAAAGATTGAAGATGTGTTAATTACCTATGCAACAAATAAAGATTTACTACCTATTAGTGATAGATAA
- a CDS encoding AAA family ATPase — protein MATAQQLKTLIKSHFEEGGNRFITLSLQIAAHEAKLGHTALANDIRNLIDNSQPMIRQLKPLNRELEELILEVHADSKLSELIVSDVLKDRIQKILNEYRNSSKLLKYGLENRRKVLLSGPPGTGKTMTASIISKELGIPLYVILMDKIVTKFMGETSAKLRTVFNYIKENKGIYLFDEFDAIGGERGKDNDVGEMRRVVNSFLQFIEMDDSESIIVAATNNFKLLDQALFRRFDDVLLYNKPNEKEIKSLIDNRLANFKGKINLKNVLTHCEDLSHAEISKACFDAIKETVLSNNLKVSEGTLIAALKDRSHFYNKIL, from the coding sequence ATGGCTACAGCCCAACAATTAAAAACTTTAATTAAATCTCATTTTGAAGAAGGAGGAAATCGTTTTATAACTCTTTCACTTCAAATTGCTGCTCATGAGGCAAAGTTGGGACATACTGCTTTGGCAAATGATATTAGGAATTTGATTGATAATTCACAACCAATGATTCGTCAGTTGAAACCTTTGAATAGGGAATTAGAAGAATTGATTCTTGAAGTTCACGCAGATAGTAAATTGTCAGAGTTGATTGTTTCTGATGTTTTAAAAGATAGAATTCAAAAAATCCTAAATGAATATCGTAATAGTTCAAAATTGTTGAAATATGGTTTGGAAAACAGAAGGAAAGTACTATTGAGCGGACCTCCTGGCACTGGAAAAACAATGACTGCTTCCATTATCTCAAAAGAACTTGGCATTCCATTGTATGTAATATTGATGGACAAAATTGTGACAAAATTTATGGGAGAAACTAGTGCAAAACTTCGTACTGTATTTAACTATATAAAAGAAAACAAAGGAATTTACTTGTTTGATGAATTTGATGCAATTGGAGGTGAGAGAGGGAAAGACAATGATGTAGGTGAAATGAGAAGGGTTGTAAATTCATTTTTACAGTTCATCGAAATGGATGACTCTGAGAGCATTATAGTAGCTGCCACTAATAATTTTAAATTGCTTGACCAAGCATTATTTCGCCGTTTTGATGATGTTTTACTATACAATAAACCTAACGAAAAAGAAATAAAATCACTTATTGATAATAGACTAGCCAATTTCAAAGGAAAAATAAATCTTAAGAATGTTCTTACTCATTGTGAAGACTTAAGTCATGCGGAAATTTCAAAAGCGTGTTTTGACGCAATTAAAGAAACAGTATTATCCAACAATCTCAAAGTGAGTGAAGGTACTCTAATTGCCGCTCTAAAAGACCGCTCACATTTCTATAATAAAATCCTTTAA
- a CDS encoding alkaline phosphatase PhoX, with amino-acid sequence MATEYNVIPWNRGNAPFGYGDVVNTEISYGPDSNNKYITSYFVKDINVTVSELTSNVEFGLRRDDGAVVYVNGTEVFRQNMPEGDVNYNTSAVNTVGGIDENIYHIAQISSTAFVDGVNRIAVELHQAGATSSDTRFDMYVKNVDDLGIDCTEEHVACFTSIAPTGQTTNLLIPEEHDFQMLFKEGDAYITGDGTVPGNNDFTGYIAIDGSSEEGYLSVNHENTPGGVSIVDIHLNTENQLWEVDDSKLVDLYNEVLVTTTRNCSGGITPWGTVVTAEETMNTGDVNSDGYQDVGWLVEIDPETAEVVDYDGDSQPDKLWAMGRMNHENVVVSPDGTTAYYGEDGGTHCMYKYVMDTPGNLSAGTVYVLKLELSLSGNDPSSSTGEWIEVPNDTQEERNNLGTVASNVGGTSFNGVEDVEISPIDGKIYFAAKGLDRVYRFVDEGNTFSEFETFVGGMSYSVTTATGEQVEPWGNGNDNLTFDDKGNLWVLEDGGNNYIWVVRPDHTQSTPNVELFASMPIGSEPTGLTFTPDFKYGFFSVQHPSSSNTPQEDATGEEVVFDASASIVFALKDNIGAVPAGIFNPDTAQADITVYPNPTTDELNIQFNSSLMGENVTVTVYDILGHELTNVTNAIEGGLQTIKLNVSAFASQNQVLVLNVKVGQTVHHFKVLTK; translated from the coding sequence TTGGCAACTGAGTATAACGTTATACCTTGGAACAGGGGTAATGCACCTTTCGGTTATGGTGACGTTGTTAATACTGAAATTTCTTATGGTCCAGATTCTAACAATAAATACATAACTTCTTATTTTGTTAAGGATATTAATGTTACAGTAAGTGAATTAACAAGTAATGTTGAGTTTGGTTTAAGGAGAGATGATGGTGCAGTAGTTTATGTAAACGGTACTGAGGTATTTAGACAAAATATGCCCGAAGGCGATGTTAATTATAACACATCGGCAGTAAACACTGTTGGTGGTATAGATGAGAATATTTATCACATTGCTCAAATATCAAGTACGGCATTTGTAGATGGTGTAAATAGAATAGCGGTAGAATTACACCAAGCTGGTGCAACAAGTTCTGATACACGATTTGATATGTATGTTAAGAATGTAGATGATCTTGGAATTGATTGTACAGAAGAGCACGTAGCTTGCTTTACATCTATAGCACCTACAGGACAAACTACTAACTTACTTATTCCTGAAGAGCACGATTTCCAGATGCTATTTAAAGAAGGCGATGCTTATATAACAGGAGATGGCACAGTGCCGGGTAATAACGACTTTACTGGTTATATAGCAATAGACGGAAGCAGTGAAGAAGGGTATCTTTCTGTTAATCACGAAAATACACCAGGTGGTGTATCTATAGTAGATATACATTTAAATACTGAAAATCAATTATGGGAAGTAGATGATAGCAAGCTTGTAGACTTGTATAACGAAGTCTTAGTTACAACAACTAGAAACTGTTCTGGTGGTATTACACCATGGGGAACTGTAGTAACTGCTGAGGAAACTATGAATACTGGAGACGTAAATAGCGATGGCTATCAAGATGTGGGGTGGTTAGTGGAAATAGATCCTGAAACTGCTGAAGTAGTAGATTATGATGGAGATTCTCAACCAGACAAACTTTGGGCTATGGGTAGAATGAACCATGAGAATGTAGTAGTTTCGCCAGACGGTACTACGGCTTATTATGGCGAAGATGGAGGAACACATTGTATGTACAAGTATGTAATGGATACCCCTGGTAATCTAAGTGCAGGTACTGTATATGTATTGAAATTAGAATTATCACTTTCGGGTAACGATCCAAGTTCTTCTACAGGAGAGTGGATAGAAGTTCCTAACGATACTCAGGAAGAAAGAAACAACTTAGGTACAGTAGCCTCTAATGTTGGAGGTACATCATTTAACGGTGTTGAAGATGTAGAAATAAGCCCTATAGATGGTAAAATATACTTTGCGGCTAAAGGTCTTGATAGAGTGTACAGGTTTGTTGACGAGGGGAATACATTTAGCGAGTTCGAAACTTTTGTAGGAGGTATGAGTTATAGTGTAACTACTGCTACAGGCGAACAAGTTGAGCCTTGGGGTAATGGTAATGATAACCTTACTTTTGACGATAAAGGGAACCTTTGGGTACTAGAAGATGGCGGAAACAACTATATATGGGTTGTAAGACCAGATCATACACAAAGTACTCCTAATGTAGAGCTATTTGCATCTATGCCAATAGGGTCAGAACCTACTGGATTAACATTTACACCTGATTTTAAGTATGGTTTCTTCTCTGTACAACATCCTAGCTCAAGCAATACTCCGCAAGAGGATGCAACAGGAGAGGAAGTTGTTTTTGATGCTTCTGCTTCTATAGTATTTGCATTAAAAGATAATATTGGAGCAGTACCTGCAGGTATATTTAACCCAGATACAGCACAAGCTGATATTACAGTATATCCTAACCCTACTACAGATGAGTTAAATATTCAGTTTAATTCAAGTTTAATGGGCGAAAACGTTACTGTTACAGTTTATGACATTCTTGGTCATGAGCTTACTAATGTAACTAACGCTATTGAGGGCGGATTACAAACCATTAAGTTAAATGTAAGTGCTTTTGCTAGTCAAAATCAAGTACTGGTACTTAACGTTAAAGTAGGACAAACTGTTCATCACTTTAAAGTTTTAACTAAGTAA